The following are from one region of the Sandaracinus amylolyticus genome:
- a CDS encoding MYXO-CTERM sorting domain-containing protein, which translates to MHARSIAFVAALVSLALSSSPARADTYRVGPGGSVRQLADLPALAPGDVVEVEGGATYEPASFETPGADGAPIVLRGIRSSAGEWPVLEGGENTLELAADHYVVEGFEIRGGTRRCVFVHAHDLTLRNLRIHDCVNHGIEGGGGGGGDLTLEFVEVYRSGEGTQHHQIYVSSDTSAHPGSVFRMRFCYVHDGRGGNNVKSRSERNEIHFNWIEGALYHELELIGPDPDDAGVGEDDAIENSDVVGNVLVKGGGHSGGWITRIGGDGTGQTWGRYRFVNNTMVLASDSSGVFRVFTGVDSLEAHGNVIVARGASSARVVRDVEAEWLSGSAQLHGSNNWVMDGLGFVPASWTGTIRGSDPGLESLEGNDLRPREGSVLIDAAIRAPASPAGFAFPGPLAVPTHHPGMRALVAPEMPRPDVGDLDIGAFEHGAGPPVTAPDAGTMSMPDAGSACVPSCGARECGSDGCGGTCGSCGPREACSSAGACTCEDRASTCGGACVDTRSSPDHCGACDVACEADEVCAEGACASECSGSLVACDRACVDTTRDRAHCGACGVVCEGACEDGACVVTGRVEGGCGCRAVGARSGARGAWIVIALGALVWARRRRRHPRYGAVHSLGGGSPSSARRNAAITRSSPSS; encoded by the coding sequence ATGCACGCTCGTTCGATCGCCTTCGTCGCCGCGCTCGTGTCGCTCGCGCTCTCGAGCTCACCGGCGCGCGCGGACACCTACCGCGTCGGGCCCGGGGGCTCGGTCCGACAGCTCGCCGATCTGCCCGCGCTCGCGCCGGGCGACGTCGTCGAGGTCGAGGGCGGCGCGACGTACGAGCCCGCGTCGTTCGAGACGCCCGGCGCCGACGGCGCGCCGATCGTGCTGCGCGGGATCCGATCGTCGGCCGGTGAGTGGCCGGTGCTCGAGGGCGGTGAGAACACGCTCGAGCTCGCGGCCGATCACTACGTCGTCGAGGGCTTCGAGATCCGCGGCGGCACGAGGCGCTGCGTGTTCGTGCACGCGCACGACCTCACGCTGCGCAACCTGCGCATCCACGACTGCGTGAACCACGGCATCGAGGGCGGCGGTGGTGGCGGCGGCGATCTCACGCTCGAATTCGTCGAGGTGTATCGGAGCGGCGAGGGCACGCAGCACCACCAGATCTACGTGTCGAGCGACACGAGCGCGCATCCGGGCTCGGTGTTCCGCATGCGCTTCTGTTACGTCCACGACGGGCGCGGCGGGAACAACGTGAAGAGTCGCTCGGAGCGCAACGAGATCCACTTCAACTGGATCGAGGGCGCGCTCTATCACGAGCTCGAATTGATCGGGCCGGATCCCGACGACGCGGGCGTCGGCGAGGACGACGCGATCGAGAACAGCGACGTCGTCGGCAACGTGCTCGTGAAGGGCGGCGGTCACTCGGGCGGCTGGATCACGCGCATCGGCGGCGACGGGACCGGACAGACGTGGGGGCGCTATCGCTTCGTGAACAACACGATGGTGCTCGCGAGCGACTCGAGCGGTGTGTTCCGCGTGTTCACCGGCGTCGACTCGCTCGAGGCGCACGGGAACGTGATCGTGGCGCGCGGCGCGAGCAGCGCGCGTGTGGTGCGCGACGTCGAGGCGGAGTGGCTCTCGGGCTCCGCGCAGCTGCACGGCTCGAACAACTGGGTGATGGACGGTCTGGGGTTCGTCCCCGCGAGCTGGACCGGGACGATCCGCGGGAGCGATCCCGGGCTCGAGTCGCTCGAGGGGAACGACCTGCGGCCGCGCGAAGGGAGCGTGCTGATCGACGCCGCGATCCGCGCGCCTGCGAGCCCGGCGGGCTTCGCGTTCCCCGGTCCGCTCGCGGTGCCGACGCATCATCCGGGCATGCGCGCGCTCGTCGCGCCCGAGATGCCTCGGCCCGACGTGGGCGATCTCGACATCGGCGCGTTCGAGCACGGCGCAGGGCCTCCGGTGACGGCGCCCGACGCCGGGACGATGTCGATGCCCGACGCGGGAAGCGCGTGTGTGCCCTCGTGCGGCGCGCGCGAGTGCGGGAGCGACGGCTGCGGAGGGACGTGCGGGAGCTGCGGGCCGCGCGAGGCGTGCAGCAGCGCGGGCGCGTGCACGTGCGAGGACCGTGCGAGCACGTGCGGCGGCGCGTGTGTGGACACGCGATCGAGCCCGGATCACTGCGGCGCGTGCGACGTCGCGTGCGAGGCCGACGAGGTGTGCGCGGAGGGCGCGTGCGCGAGCGAGTGCAGTGGGTCGCTGGTCGCGTGTGATCGCGCGTGCGTCGACACGACGCGGGATCGCGCGCACTGCGGTGCGTGCGGCGTCGTCTGCGAGGGTGCGTGCGAGGACGGTGCGTGCGTCGTGACCGGGCGGGTCGAAGGAGGATGCGGATGTCGCGCGGTGGGCGCGCGATCCGGCGCGCGCGGCGCGTGGATCGTGATCGCGCTCGGGGCGCTGGTCTGGGCGCGACGGCGGCGCCGACATCCGCGCTACGGCGCCGTCCACTCGCTCGGCGGCGGCTCGCCGTCGAGCGCGCGCAGGAACGCTGCGATCACACGCTCGTCGCCCTCTTCGTAG
- a CDS encoding cytochrome-c peroxidase, which yields MRSSLSITLLASLAVGCAEPLTGLRAECADLGLDDAECETIAAWRLPETLPAARGNAYADDVRAAELGRAIFFDTGFATVPDVSCATCHRADRAFQDGVAVSEVIAGSPGARNSPTLYNAGWNEGFFFWDGRADSLWSQPLFAFENEIEMRTTRLAIAHRIASEHRDAYEAIFGALPVLEGLPAEGKPGDASWEAMSEDDRDAVNRVVANVGKALEAYMRRIASGPSALDRYLDGERDALDEDARRGLARFVRSGCATCHSGPMLADGAFRLTAASGTDGDRGRAEGIEILLASPFSAAGPYFDQDAGEALTLPEGPTEDDEGRFRTPSLRNIAQTAPYGRSGTRDLESFITSSFFYEEGDERVIAAFLRALDGEPPPSEWTAP from the coding sequence ATGCGAAGCTCCCTCTCGATCACGCTGCTCGCATCGCTCGCGGTCGGCTGCGCCGAGCCGCTCACCGGGCTGCGCGCCGAGTGCGCGGACCTCGGGCTCGACGACGCGGAGTGCGAGACGATCGCCGCGTGGCGCCTTCCGGAAACGCTGCCGGCGGCGCGTGGGAACGCGTACGCCGACGACGTGCGGGCGGCCGAGCTGGGGCGCGCGATCTTCTTCGACACCGGGTTCGCGACGGTGCCGGACGTGAGCTGCGCGACGTGTCATCGCGCGGATCGCGCGTTCCAGGACGGCGTCGCGGTGTCCGAGGTGATCGCGGGATCGCCCGGCGCGCGCAACAGCCCGACGCTCTACAACGCCGGGTGGAACGAAGGCTTCTTCTTCTGGGACGGGCGCGCCGACAGCCTGTGGTCGCAGCCGCTCTTCGCGTTCGAGAACGAGATCGAGATGCGCACGACGCGGCTCGCGATCGCACATCGCATCGCGAGCGAGCACCGCGACGCGTACGAAGCGATCTTCGGCGCGCTTCCGGTGCTCGAGGGTCTTCCCGCCGAGGGCAAGCCCGGCGATGCGAGCTGGGAGGCGATGAGCGAGGACGATCGCGACGCGGTGAACCGAGTCGTCGCGAACGTGGGCAAGGCGCTCGAGGCGTACATGCGACGGATCGCGAGCGGTCCGAGCGCGCTCGATCGTTATCTCGACGGTGAGCGCGATGCGCTCGACGAGGACGCGCGGCGCGGGCTCGCGCGCTTCGTGCGGTCGGGATGCGCGACGTGTCACTCGGGGCCGATGCTCGCGGACGGCGCGTTCCGTCTGACCGCGGCGAGCGGCACCGATGGCGATCGTGGGCGCGCGGAGGGCATCGAGATCCTGCTCGCGAGCCCGTTCAGCGCGGCCGGGCCCTACTTCGATCAGGACGCGGGTGAGGCGCTGACGTTGCCCGAGGGTCCGACCGAGGACGACGAAGGACGGTTCCGCACTCCGTCGCTGCGCAACATCGCGCAGACCGCGCCGTACGGGCGGAGCGGGACGCGGGATCTCGAGTCCTTCATCACCAGCAGCTTCTTCTACGAAGAGGGCGACGAGCGTGTGATCGCAGCGTTCCTGCGCGCGCTCGACGGCGAGCCGCCGCCGAGCGAGTGGACGGCGCCGTAG
- a CDS encoding Calx-beta domain-containing protein yields the protein MLAFVLAVALAPGRAHAVLYPCTLAGFDTALTAGGIATFSCAGPTTIVVPGTRTISRPGTDIDGEGRLVISGNDARVPLVVAAGVTATIRRLTIERGNSPAYGGCIDVVGTLDLERSTVRTCRAATGGNGIYVRAGGRLRASASTFSGNDGGVEGAIGVHGGIADLTNVTIEGPLRGVVTRYGGSATLTHCTITTTHEPAFAIAAGDTVTIGHSLLVSSGSPAVTGAGTFVSTGYNVFRVAPSMTPTGDVTGNQVATPLLGPLADNGGPTQTRALLACSPGIDAGAISGGPANDQRGQPRRAGGARDVGAYESDLRPCLTISDVTTTEGDAGTVNATLTVSLSGLSSVAASVSYATANGTALVDDNDYVAASGTLTFPAGTTTRTVAIAVRGDVRFEPNETIMVNLSAATGATLADAQGVVTIDNDDVRPSMSVANATIAEGDAGNSTLAFVITLTAPTSETVTVGFATSDGTATAGVDYAARTGTVTFTPGATSRTVNVTVVGDVVHEPNESLELELSGPTGATITDGNGLGTITNDDAAPAISVSDVSVDEGDSGTTPARFTVSLSRPSASQVRVSYATQVGSATLADADYVQAMGTLTFAPEVTSLDVVVDVRGDLRHEPDEAFALLLSAPSGGTLADSVGVGTIVNDDAAPTITVSDATVVEGTTGVATATFLVTLSNPSSSPIDVAYATADDTATLADSDYTAATGTLRLGAGETSRAIGVSVRGDTRYEPDETFVLRLSAPSIGTLGDAEGVGTIENDDGLPTLAIDDVAVTETDGALDASVTVRLAGVSAGTVTVGYATADDTATSGADYDAASGTLTFAPGVTTQTIALRVLGDDVHEGVERFAVALSSPSGATLADGSAVVTITDDETEPVLAIADATSAEGNAGTTPATLAVTLSGPSAASITVAWATADGTATTADYVASSGTLTFAPGELAQTVAIDVTGDTISEPDETVLVRLSGATNATIADAEAALTITDDEGAPIVVVAGAEVDEGDEGTTDLAFAITLSHASSDTVTIDYATEDGTATVDDGDYESATGTLTFAPGETTQTVTVHVLGDLEVESDETLLLVLSAATNATLDEESVEGTITNDDEAPDAGTDAGEPLDASVAVDAGTAPDAGVVVRSDGGCGCVVIGGDRRAVSPIAAAVMLALALVLAARRRAR from the coding sequence GTGCTCGCGTTCGTCCTCGCCGTCGCGCTCGCGCCCGGGCGCGCCCACGCCGTGCTCTATCCGTGCACGCTCGCGGGCTTCGACACCGCGCTGACCGCGGGTGGGATCGCGACCTTCTCGTGCGCCGGCCCGACGACGATCGTCGTGCCCGGGACGCGCACGATCTCGCGCCCCGGCACCGACATCGACGGCGAAGGCCGGCTCGTGATCTCGGGCAACGATGCCCGCGTCCCGCTGGTCGTCGCGGCGGGTGTCACCGCGACGATCCGACGCCTCACGATCGAGCGCGGCAACAGCCCGGCCTACGGCGGCTGCATCGACGTCGTGGGCACGCTCGATCTCGAGCGCAGCACGGTCCGCACCTGCCGGGCGGCGACCGGCGGCAACGGAATCTACGTGCGGGCCGGCGGCCGCCTCCGTGCGAGCGCGAGCACATTCTCGGGCAACGACGGCGGCGTCGAAGGCGCGATCGGGGTGCACGGCGGCATTGCGGATCTCACGAACGTCACGATCGAGGGCCCGCTCCGCGGGGTCGTCACTCGCTACGGCGGCAGCGCGACGCTCACGCACTGCACGATCACCACGACCCACGAGCCCGCGTTCGCCATCGCGGCCGGCGACACGGTGACGATCGGCCACTCGCTGCTCGTCTCCTCGGGCTCGCCGGCCGTCACGGGCGCGGGAACGTTCGTCTCGACGGGCTACAACGTGTTTCGCGTCGCGCCGTCGATGACGCCGACCGGCGACGTCACCGGGAACCAGGTCGCGACCCCGCTCCTCGGGCCGCTCGCGGACAACGGCGGTCCCACCCAGACCCGCGCGCTGCTCGCGTGCAGCCCCGGCATCGACGCCGGTGCGATCTCCGGCGGCCCCGCGAACGACCAGCGCGGTCAGCCGCGCCGTGCGGGCGGCGCGCGCGACGTCGGGGCGTACGAGTCGGACCTGCGTCCATGCCTCACGATCAGCGACGTCACCACGACCGAGGGCGACGCGGGCACGGTGAACGCGACGCTCACGGTGAGCCTCTCCGGCCTCTCGAGCGTCGCCGCGAGCGTGAGCTACGCGACCGCCAACGGCACCGCGCTCGTCGACGACAACGACTACGTCGCGGCGTCGGGCACCCTCACGTTCCCGGCCGGCACCACCACCCGCACCGTCGCGATCGCGGTGCGCGGCGACGTGCGGTTCGAGCCGAACGAGACGATCATGGTCAACCTCTCCGCGGCGACCGGCGCGACCCTCGCCGACGCGCAGGGCGTGGTGACCATCGACAACGACGACGTGCGGCCCTCGATGTCCGTCGCCAATGCGACGATCGCCGAGGGCGACGCCGGCAACAGCACCCTCGCGTTCGTCATCACGCTGACGGCACCGACGTCGGAGACCGTCACCGTCGGCTTCGCGACCTCCGACGGCACCGCCACCGCGGGCGTCGACTACGCCGCGCGCACCGGCACCGTCACGTTCACGCCGGGCGCGACCAGCCGCACCGTGAACGTCACGGTCGTCGGCGACGTCGTGCACGAGCCGAACGAGTCGCTCGAGCTCGAGCTGAGCGGCCCCACCGGCGCGACGATCACCGACGGCAACGGCCTCGGCACGATCACCAACGACGACGCCGCGCCCGCGATCTCGGTGAGCGACGTGAGCGTCGACGAGGGCGACAGCGGCACCACGCCTGCGCGGTTCACGGTGTCGCTCTCGCGCCCCAGCGCGTCGCAGGTGCGCGTGAGCTACGCGACGCAGGTCGGGAGCGCGACGCTGGCCGATGCCGACTACGTGCAGGCGATGGGCACGCTCACCTTCGCGCCCGAGGTCACGAGCCTCGACGTCGTCGTCGACGTGCGCGGCGATCTCCGCCACGAGCCCGACGAGGCGTTCGCGCTGCTGCTCAGCGCGCCCTCGGGCGGCACGCTCGCCGACTCGGTCGGTGTCGGCACCATCGTGAATGACGACGCGGCGCCGACGATCACGGTGAGCGACGCGACGGTGGTCGAGGGCACGACCGGCGTCGCCACCGCGACGTTCCTCGTGACGCTGTCGAACCCGAGCTCGAGCCCGATCGACGTCGCGTATGCGACCGCCGACGACACTGCGACGCTCGCGGACTCGGACTACACCGCGGCGACGGGGACGCTGCGGCTCGGAGCCGGCGAGACCTCGCGCGCGATCGGCGTGAGCGTGCGCGGCGACACGCGCTACGAGCCCGACGAGACCTTCGTGCTGCGGCTGAGCGCGCCGTCGATCGGCACGCTCGGTGACGCCGAGGGCGTTGGGACGATCGAGAACGACGACGGGCTACCGACGCTCGCGATCGACGACGTCGCGGTCACCGAGACCGATGGCGCGCTCGACGCGTCGGTCACGGTGCGCCTCGCGGGCGTGAGCGCGGGCACCGTCACAGTGGGCTACGCGACCGCCGACGACACCGCGACCAGCGGCGCCGACTACGACGCCGCGAGCGGGACGCTCACGTTCGCGCCCGGCGTCACGACCCAGACGATCGCGCTGCGTGTGCTCGGCGACGACGTGCACGAGGGCGTCGAGCGCTTCGCGGTCGCGCTCAGCTCGCCGAGCGGCGCGACCCTCGCCGACGGCAGCGCCGTCGTCACGATCACCGACGACGAGACCGAGCCCGTGCTCGCGATCGCCGACGCGACGAGCGCCGAGGGCAACGCGGGCACGACGCCCGCGACCCTCGCGGTGACGCTCTCGGGCCCGAGCGCCGCGTCGATCACCGTCGCCTGGGCAACGGCCGACGGCACCGCGACGACGGCCGACTACGTCGCGTCGTCGGGCACGCTCACGTTCGCGCCGGGCGAGCTCGCGCAGACCGTCGCAATCGACGTCACCGGCGACACGATCTCCGAGCCCGACGAGACGGTCCTCGTGCGCCTGTCGGGCGCGACGAACGCGACGATCGCCGACGCCGAGGCGGCGCTGACGATCACCGACGACGAGGGCGCGCCGATCGTCGTCGTCGCGGGCGCCGAGGTGGACGAGGGCGACGAGGGCACCACCGATCTCGCGTTCGCGATCACGCTGAGCCACGCGAGCAGCGACACCGTCACGATCGACTACGCGACCGAGGACGGCACCGCGACCGTCGACGACGGCGACTACGAGAGCGCGACCGGCACGCTCACGTTCGCGCCCGGCGAGACGACGCAGACGGTCACGGTGCACGTGCTCGGCGACCTCGAGGTCGAGAGCGACGAGACGCTGCTCCTCGTGCTCAGCGCGGCGACGAACGCGACGCTCGACGAGGAGTCGGTCGAGGGCACGATCACCAACGACGACGAAGCGCCCGACGCCGGCACCGACGCGGGGGAGCCGCTCGACGCGAGCGTCGCCGTGGACGCGGGCACCGCGCCCGACGCCGGTGTGGTGGTGCGCAGCGACGGCGGCTGCGGCTGCGTGGTGATCGGCGGGGATCGCCGCGCCGTGAGCCCGATCGCCGCGGCGGTCATGCTCGCGCTCGCGCTCGTGCTGGCTGCGCGCCGCCGCGCGCGCTGA
- a CDS encoding energy transducer TonB: MLGALALGAIATANAQDAAPAATSEGDHAQHRVFSIVVDAAEGLTPREVGWALGWAVPELNARCAGPGPVLESHPLALSVDARGRVTIATYDGPSAACVRGALAGARFPHGHPATVRVTLSVLAPLVGFGSIGGSGSGSGVAWQGPLRPRDLEPFVACRRGGREIAYDVQVTVDASGAVSDARAIRPSGRAAVCVVDTLRASRFSAPRDAAPATFRATLVIGPPLRLGGGGFGGGGHIGGP, translated from the coding sequence TTGCTGGGCGCGCTCGCGCTCGGCGCGATCGCGACGGCGAACGCGCAGGACGCCGCGCCGGCGGCGACGAGCGAGGGCGATCACGCGCAGCACCGCGTGTTCAGCATCGTGGTCGACGCCGCGGAGGGCCTCACGCCGCGTGAGGTGGGCTGGGCGCTCGGCTGGGCAGTGCCCGAGCTGAACGCGCGCTGCGCCGGCCCGGGCCCGGTGCTCGAGTCCCATCCGCTCGCGCTCAGCGTGGACGCGCGCGGTCGCGTCACCATCGCGACGTACGACGGACCGTCGGCGGCGTGCGTGCGCGGCGCGCTCGCGGGCGCGCGCTTCCCCCACGGTCATCCCGCGACGGTGCGCGTGACGCTCTCGGTGCTCGCGCCGCTCGTGGGTTTCGGCTCCATCGGTGGCAGCGGCAGCGGCTCCGGCGTGGCGTGGCAGGGCCCGCTCCGGCCGCGCGATCTGGAGCCCTTCGTCGCGTGTCGTCGCGGTGGGCGCGAGATCGCGTACGACGTGCAGGTCACCGTCGACGCGAGCGGCGCGGTGAGCGACGCGCGCGCGATCCGACCGTCGGGCCGCGCCGCGGTCTGCGTCGTCGACACGCTGCGCGCCTCGCGCTTCTCCGCGCCCCGCGACGCCGCGCCCGCGACCTTCCGCGCGACGCTCGTCATCGGCCCGCCCCTCCGCCTCGGCGGTGGCGGCTTCGGCGGCGGCGGCCACATCGGCGGTCCCTGA
- a CDS encoding nucleotidyl transferase AbiEii/AbiGii toxin family protein has translation MLNADALPDDFRDLLVALVDARAEFVLVGGYALAAYGHVRGTDDLDVFVRPTAENARRVFDALVAFGARVAAHGVTAGLFAKPGYGYRVGIKPHLVELLTEIDGVSFDDASRDPRVVHVEGRQVPIIGRGALLANKRAAARPKDLADVEWLERHGDHE, from the coding sequence GTGCTGAACGCCGACGCGCTCCCGGATGACTTCCGCGACCTCTTGGTCGCGCTCGTCGATGCACGTGCAGAGTTCGTGCTGGTCGGTGGCTACGCTCTCGCGGCGTACGGACACGTGCGCGGCACGGACGATCTCGACGTGTTCGTCCGCCCGACGGCCGAGAACGCACGGCGCGTGTTCGATGCGCTCGTCGCATTCGGCGCGCGGGTCGCCGCGCACGGCGTGACCGCCGGCCTGTTCGCGAAGCCCGGCTACGGCTATCGCGTCGGGATCAAGCCGCACCTCGTCGAGCTGCTCACGGAGATCGACGGAGTGTCGTTCGACGACGCGTCCCGCGACCCTCGTGTCGTCCACGTCGAGGGTCGACAGGTTCCGATCATCGGACGCGGCGCACTGCTCGCGAACAAGCGGGCCGCCGCGCGACCGAAGGACCTCGCGGACGTCGAGTGGCTCGAGCGGCACGGCGACCACGAGTGA
- a CDS encoding ATP-binding protein produces the protein MAPRLHLGQRRSIDGRNDLGPFHLPTHHLLTHAVVVGMTGSGKTGLVTVMIEEALRAGVPVLVIDVKGDLPNLKLAFPSLDAARMGPWVEPEPDDDDGIADAHVVEAALAKHAEGLRQWSIGEAELAAHAASTMVRVVTPGSDAGEPLHLLSALERRSDAWAHDAAAMRARLSAAISLVLRLTGRDGDPGKSREHAFLAVLAEQRLRRGETAALEQLVPEILEPPLAVVGALPVEQFLSARLRAELAADLNTLIASPSFASWRTGQDLDVGRWMEKVDGKTPATVVSVAHLDDDERALVLGVLLEEVLTWTRSLPGSSRLKALVVFDEVYGFIPPHPASPPTKRPLVALMKQARAYGVGVVLATQNPMDLDYRALSNAGTWMLGRLQTDADRARVMEGLGEDKKKSELGALVKRLAPRWFVVRDAKTSQPSLLNPRWAMSYLRGPMTQSEIRRATRSEQEEDGELTG, from the coding sequence GTGGCTCCTCGACTCCACCTCGGTCAGCGCCGGTCCATCGACGGACGCAACGACCTCGGCCCGTTTCACCTGCCCACCCATCACCTGCTGACGCACGCGGTCGTCGTCGGGATGACCGGCAGCGGCAAGACCGGCCTCGTCACCGTGATGATCGAGGAGGCGCTGCGCGCCGGGGTGCCGGTGCTGGTGATCGACGTGAAAGGCGACCTGCCGAACCTGAAGCTCGCGTTCCCGTCGCTCGACGCAGCGCGCATGGGGCCGTGGGTGGAGCCCGAGCCGGACGACGACGACGGCATCGCCGACGCGCACGTGGTCGAGGCGGCGCTCGCGAAGCACGCCGAGGGGTTGCGCCAGTGGTCGATCGGCGAGGCCGAGCTCGCAGCGCACGCGGCGAGCACGATGGTGCGGGTCGTGACGCCGGGCTCCGACGCCGGTGAGCCGCTGCATCTGCTCTCGGCGCTCGAGCGCCGCTCGGACGCCTGGGCGCACGACGCCGCCGCGATGCGCGCGCGCCTGAGCGCGGCGATCTCGCTGGTGCTGCGCCTCACCGGGCGCGACGGCGATCCCGGCAAGAGCCGCGAGCACGCCTTCCTCGCGGTGCTCGCCGAGCAGCGGCTCCGGCGCGGCGAGACCGCGGCGCTCGAGCAGCTGGTGCCCGAGATCCTCGAGCCGCCGCTCGCCGTCGTGGGCGCACTGCCGGTCGAGCAGTTCCTCTCGGCGCGCCTCCGGGCCGAGCTCGCGGCCGACCTCAACACGCTGATCGCGTCGCCGTCGTTCGCGTCGTGGCGGACGGGTCAGGATCTCGACGTCGGTCGGTGGATGGAGAAAGTCGACGGCAAGACCCCGGCGACGGTGGTCAGCGTCGCGCACCTCGACGACGACGAGCGCGCGCTGGTGCTCGGCGTGCTGCTCGAGGAGGTGCTGACGTGGACGCGCAGCCTGCCCGGGAGCAGCCGGCTCAAGGCGCTCGTCGTGTTCGACGAGGTCTACGGGTTCATCCCGCCGCACCCGGCGAGCCCGCCCACCAAGCGGCCGCTCGTCGCGCTGATGAAGCAGGCGCGCGCGTATGGCGTCGGCGTCGTGCTCGCGACGCAGAACCCGATGGACCTCGACTACCGCGCGCTGTCCAACGCCGGCACCTGGATGCTCGGGCGCCTGCAGACCGACGCCGATCGCGCGCGTGTCATGGAGGGCCTCGGCGAGGACAAGAAGAAGAGCGAGCTCGGCGCGCTCGTGAAGAGGCTCGCCCCGCGCTGGTTCGTGGTGCGCGACGCCAAGACGTCGCAGCCCTCGCTCCTCAACCCCCGCTGGGCGATGTCGTACCTGCGCGGGCCGATGACGCAGAGCGAGATCCGCCGCGCGACGCGGAGCGAGCAGGAGGAAGACGGCGAGCTCACCGGATGA
- a CDS encoding ATP-binding protein translates to MSVVLDWSLIDDLRRAIARGRALPEVFGDVALGAAFELACACEAGDAALRDAVTRWSIASGVLRSSVRALAGHASPVPDPFGVPTSEIRPAPRDGRDMDDHLWTEHRERFHRSLVHLAGLPARTARAVGGAYAEMADNIISHASSDGSPTRSLVGFRVSSTEFEFAVADTGRGIRASLHERPEHRRLINHVDALDAAVRGGATRRAHAAGGGFNDLHIALADLNAVLRFRTGDAALTLDGRGADRIAARSASPMMDGFQLSVVCRC, encoded by the coding sequence GTGAGCGTCGTGCTTGATTGGTCACTGATCGACGACCTTCGACGAGCGATCGCGCGCGGCCGCGCTCTTCCGGAGGTGTTCGGCGACGTCGCGCTGGGCGCCGCCTTCGAACTCGCATGCGCGTGCGAAGCGGGAGACGCCGCGCTGCGCGATGCTGTGACGCGATGGTCGATCGCATCGGGGGTTCTGCGCTCGTCCGTGCGTGCGCTCGCCGGACACGCGTCGCCTGTGCCGGATCCCTTCGGCGTGCCGACGTCTGAGATCCGCCCGGCGCCTCGTGACGGGCGCGACATGGACGACCATCTGTGGACCGAGCATCGCGAGCGTTTTCACCGTTCACTCGTTCATCTCGCCGGACTGCCCGCAAGGACTGCGCGAGCAGTGGGCGGCGCGTACGCGGAGATGGCTGACAACATCATCTCGCACGCGTCGTCAGACGGGAGTCCGACTCGTTCTCTCGTTGGGTTCCGCGTTTCCTCGACGGAGTTCGAGTTCGCCGTTGCTGACACCGGGAGGGGCATTCGAGCTTCGCTGCACGAGCGACCGGAGCACCGACGTCTGATCAACCACGTCGATGCTCTGGATGCTGCCGTGCGTGGTGGTGCGACGCGCCGGGCGCACGCCGCCGGAGGTGGCTTCAACGACCTCCACATCGCCCTGGCCGACCTCAACGCGGTTCTGCGCTTTCGTACGGGCGACGCCGCGCTCACTCTCGACGGCCGTGGTGCAGACCGAATTGCAGCGCGCTCGGCCTCGCCGATGATGGATGGCTTCCAGCTCAGCGTGGTTTGTCGCTGTTGA
- a CDS encoding DUF4417 domain-containing protein codes for MTLELKHVAVPTFELVSGAGRQYGPRARDGRDLRRRLVLRPDAQVLFVSVARDPEIERYWAHATELNLPERLAALGLWGMTAPNFSFFDDMPRTQILYNTARIVRATEALSKAGVPSVLHLNALTKADLRFWVSLLRDHPQMVYVAKEFQTGARSDRVRAERMIDGLEFIQARVPQELRPIVIGGTQYTRRLVSSFPRATFIDSRPFMNAVNRQRFVFDAAGARWEKCPTAPDEPIDDLLASNIAAYSRYVAALGNGAIDDAAAACVEASDESLTEDE; via the coding sequence ATGACCCTGGAGCTGAAGCACGTCGCGGTGCCGACCTTCGAGCTGGTGTCGGGTGCCGGGCGGCAATACGGTCCTCGTGCGCGGGATGGCCGCGACCTGCGCCGGCGACTGGTGTTGCGTCCCGATGCGCAGGTCCTGTTCGTAAGCGTCGCACGCGATCCCGAAATCGAACGATATTGGGCACACGCGACGGAATTGAACCTGCCCGAACGCTTGGCCGCACTGGGCCTGTGGGGCATGACCGCTCCCAACTTCTCGTTCTTCGACGACATGCCGCGGACGCAGATCCTCTACAATACTGCCAGGATCGTGCGCGCCACTGAGGCCTTGTCGAAGGCCGGTGTGCCGTCCGTCCTCCACCTGAACGCGCTCACGAAAGCCGATCTGCGATTCTGGGTATCGCTGCTTCGAGATCATCCTCAGATGGTCTACGTCGCTAAGGAGTTCCAGACCGGCGCGCGCAGCGATCGCGTGCGTGCCGAGCGCATGATTGACGGTCTGGAGTTCATCCAAGCGCGAGTGCCGCAAGAGCTCAGACCCATCGTCATTGGTGGCACGCAGTACACGCGACGTCTGGTGTCGTCCTTCCCTCGCGCGACGTTCATCGATTCGCGGCCGTTCATGAACGCAGTGAACCGACAGCGCTTCGTCTTCGACGCTGCTGGGGCACGCTGGGAGAAGTGTCCGACTGCGCCCGATGAGCCGATCGACGATCTGCTCGCGAGCAACATCGCGGCATACAGTCGGTATGTCGCTGCACTCGGAAACGGTGCAATCGACGATGCTGCGGCGGCCTGTGTTGAAGCGTCTGACGAATCTCTCACCGAAGACGAATGA